Proteins encoded by one window of Microcoleus sp. FACHB-68:
- a CDS encoding lysozyme inhibitor LprI family protein, with protein sequence MLKNISKLDSHRISVVRKQIISVILIAIGLLSLLSTPSLAAPENINCSKPTSEVELKYCAGLSYEAADKRLNEIYQQVLLTLSPDKKNQLIEIQQTWIKLRDGSCEFETYLYRTSTGYGTALLQCLERLTRRRTAALEEYLSFRGGQNLPKTLNLLTKGDNIKKQQTLFNESKGS encoded by the coding sequence ATGCTTAAGAATATCTCAAAACTTGATAGCCATCGGATAAGTGTAGTCAGAAAACAGATAATTTCCGTTATTCTAATCGCAATTGGGCTTTTATCACTCCTCTCTACTCCCAGCCTAGCGGCACCGGAAAACATCAATTGCTCTAAACCCACATCGGAAGTCGAACTCAAATATTGCGCCGGCTTGTCTTATGAAGCCGCAGACAAACGTTTAAATGAGATTTATCAGCAAGTCCTTTTAACCTTAAGCCCCGATAAAAAAAATCAACTCATTGAGATTCAGCAAACTTGGATTAAATTGCGAGACGGTAGCTGCGAGTTTGAAACTTATCTTTACCGAACCTCAACAGGATATGGAACTGCACTCCTCCAATGCCTTGAACGACTAACAAGACGACGCACGGCTGCTTTAGAAGAGTATCTATCTTTTAGAGGCGGCCAAAATCTACCGAAAACTTTAAACCTTTTGACAAAAGGGGACAATATTAAAAAGCAACAAACTTTATTCAACGAGTCGAAAGG